A window of Oncorhynchus nerka isolate Pitt River linkage group LG4, Oner_Uvic_2.0, whole genome shotgun sequence contains these coding sequences:
- the tnfa gene encoding tumor necrosis factor a (TNF superfamily, member 2), with the protein MAGDCSRVMLDVESGPVYPATTVTLVREKSTHRWRLCGALLAMALCVSAALFVTWHTKRQDQVEDVNELQHTLRQLSVNRKAAIHLEGEYNVSGKYKTTVEWTDDEGQVISQGGLKLNNNEIVIPRPGLYFVYSQVSFRVSCKADPKHPNNQEMVHLSNTVTRWSPSYGTEDDKEDQMLLNSVRTVCKKSSNSEASEGQWYNAVYVGAVFNLEKGDRLRTVTENRLLPHLESGDGKNFFGVFAL; encoded by the exons ATGGCAGGTGATTGCAGCAGAGTGATGTTAGACGTGGAGAGTGGCCCTGTGTACCCAGCAACGACCGTGACCCTGGTACGGGAGAAGTCCACACACCGATGGAGGCTGTGTGGTGCCCTGCTGGCCATGGCACTGTGTGTCTCAGCTGCACTCTTCGTTACCTGGCACACCAAG AGACAAGATCAGGTCGAGGATGTTAATG AACTTCAGCATACACTGAGACAACTCTCTGTAAACAGAAAGGCTGCCATTCATCTGGAAG gtGAGTACAACGTCAGTGGAAAATACAAGACCACAGTGGAGTGGACAGACGATGAGGGCCAGGTAATCTCACAGGGGGGTCTTAAACTCAACAACAACGAGATTGTGATCCCTCGGCCGGGCCTATACTTCGTCTACAGCCAGGTCTCTTTCCGCGTCAGCTGCAAGGCCGACCCCAAGCACCCTAACAACCAGGAGATGGTTCACCTGAGTAACACGGTCACGCGCTGGTCCCCAAGCTACGGCACCGAAGACGACAAGGAGGACCAGATGCTGCTCAACTCTGTACGCACCGTGTGTAAGAAGTCTTCCAACAGCGAGGCGAGCGAAGGACAGTGGTATAATGCCGTGTATGTGGGAGCCGTGTTCAACCTGGAGAAGGGAGACAGGCTCCGGACAGTCACAGAGAACAGGCTTCTGCCCCATCTGGAGAGTGGCGATGGGAAGAACTTCTTTGGCGTGTTCGCCTTGTGA